Proteins encoded in a region of the Campylobacter geochelonis genome:
- the gltS gene encoding sodium/glutamate symporter — translation MLKNLNDGSVVITLDFYATLLCICIVLLIGTVITNKSKFLYKYDIPVPVTGGLIAAILFFVLDVTFGVRFAFESSIKDPFMLMFFTSVGLGADFASLKKGGRLLVLFGIAVCCFLFVQNFIGVAVMSVMGENPLLGLLAGSITLSGGHGTGAAWSDVFMQPPYNFMAAKEIAMASATYGLIAGGLLGGPVAQHLIRKFSLKPTEKNYEGTVSDEVFSEPGKQRLITSESFVKSLGLFAFAMFIGTTISYMTKGTAITLPTFVWCLFSGIIIRNLFSYLNIHQIFDREVGVIGNVSLSLFLAMAIMTLNLVELTKLAVPLTVLLAIQTVAIILYVRYVTFKICGSDYNAACMVAGHCGFGMGATPTAIANLQAVTNHFGPSRISFIIVPVMGGFFVDIANALVLKLFLFLPMFG, via the coding sequence ATGCTAAAAAACCTAAATGACGGCAGCGTGGTTATCACGCTTGATTTTTACGCTACGCTTTTGTGTATTTGTATCGTTTTGTTAATCGGAACAGTTATCACAAACAAGTCCAAATTTTTATATAAATACGATATCCCAGTGCCTGTAACTGGCGGTTTGATTGCTGCGATACTGTTTTTTGTGCTTGATGTCACTTTTGGTGTGAGATTTGCTTTTGAAAGTAGTATAAAAGATCCGTTTATGCTTATGTTTTTTACATCAGTTGGGCTTGGCGCAGACTTTGCAAGCTTGAAAAAGGGCGGTAGACTTCTTGTGCTTTTTGGCATTGCGGTTTGCTGTTTTTTATTCGTCCAAAACTTCATCGGCGTAGCTGTCATGAGCGTAATGGGAGAAAATCCACTTTTAGGCTTATTAGCAGGTTCGATTACGCTAAGTGGCGGGCATGGAACGGGCGCTGCTTGGAGCGATGTGTTTATGCAACCTCCATATAACTTTATGGCGGCAAAAGAGATAGCTATGGCGAGTGCGACTTATGGACTAATCGCAGGCGGTCTTCTTGGAGGGCCTGTAGCACAACATCTAATAAGAAAATTTAGTCTAAAACCAACCGAGAAAAACTATGAAGGAACGGTTAGCGATGAGGTCTTTTCAGAGCCTGGCAAACAGCGCCTAATCACATCAGAATCTTTCGTAAAAAGCCTTGGGTTGTTTGCTTTTGCGATGTTTATAGGCACAACTATAAGCTATATGACAAAGGGCACGGCGATTACGCTGCCGACTTTTGTTTGGTGTTTGTTCTCTGGAATTATTATAAGAAATTTATTTTCATACTTAAATATCCATCAAATTTTTGATAGAGAAGTTGGAGTTATAGGAAATGTGAGCTTGTCGCTTTTCTTGGCAATGGCGATAATGACTCTAAATTTAGTCGAACTTACAAAACTAGCAGTTCCTTTGACTGTGCTTTTGGCTATCCAAACGGTTGCGATTATTCTTTATGTAAGATATGTTACATTTAAAATCTGCGGAAGTGACTATAATGCTGCTTGTATGGTGGCTGGACACTGTGGTTTTGGTATGGGCGCTACACCAACTGCGATAGCAAACCTACAAGCTGTAACAAACCACTTTGGACCTTCTAGAATCTCATTTATCATAGTGCCTGTTATGGGCGGATTTTTCGTAGATATCGCAAATGCTTTGGTTTTAAAACTGTTTTTGTTTTTACCTATGTTTGGGTAA
- a CDS encoding MFS transporter — protein sequence MLKTVLSLSFVVATRFFGLFILLPVISLYALKFPGANEVLVGVLIGIYALMQMIFQVPFGLLSDKIGRKHTMFIGLAIFIVGSLICGFTNDIYMMIFGRFLQGCGAIGAVATAMISDFTKEEERGKAMAIMGAMIGVAFASSMVLSPILSDKFGLASLFHISTALTVLCIVLLYTAVPKEVKIKSFQENVPLSEILSDKDLSLMNLTNFFQKMLMTMAFLAIPIVLVNSMGYPENHLYKVYSVAMVFGFLAMGFAGAVGEKRGLSKQILLLGIVFFILSYAIFAVVDTKFAFMVGVVLFFIGFNMHEPIMQSCASKFAKSNQKGVVLGVFNSAGYFGSFIGGVFGGFMMSEFGIHELAMLIAVIGIIWFLLLITLTNPALFKNIYFSKDEARGLDFASLNEQKGFIESYQKGDGFVVKYNSKLTNKENLYKILGVKNEQN from the coding sequence ATGCTAAAGACGGTTTTATCTCTATCTTTTGTCGTTGCAACGCGCTTTTTTGGGCTTTTTATACTTTTGCCAGTGATTAGCTTGTATGCTTTGAAATTTCCAGGAGCAAATGAAGTTTTAGTGGGAGTTTTGATTGGAATTTATGCGCTTATGCAGATGATTTTTCAAGTTCCTTTTGGACTTTTATCCGACAAAATAGGCAGAAAACATACGATGTTTATCGGTCTTGCGATTTTTATAGTTGGGTCGCTGATATGCGGGTTTACAAATGATATTTATATGATGATTTTTGGTAGATTTTTGCAAGGCTGTGGTGCGATTGGAGCTGTGGCAACTGCGATGATAAGCGACTTTACAAAAGAAGAAGAGCGCGGAAAAGCTATGGCTATAATGGGCGCGATGATAGGGGTTGCTTTTGCTAGTTCTATGGTTTTAAGCCCGATTCTAAGTGATAAATTTGGACTTGCTAGCCTTTTTCACATTAGCACAGCTTTAACGGTTTTATGTATAGTGCTACTTTACACAGCTGTTCCTAAAGAGGTCAAGATAAAATCTTTTCAAGAAAACGTTCCATTAAGCGAGATTTTAAGCGATAAAGACTTAAGTTTGATGAATTTAACAAACTTTTTTCAAAAGATGCTTATGACAATGGCGTTTTTAGCCATACCAATCGTGCTAGTAAATTCAATGGGATACCCTGAAAATCATCTTTATAAAGTATATAGCGTGGCGATGGTTTTTGGCTTTTTGGCTATGGGATTTGCTGGAGCTGTGGGCGAAAAACGTGGGCTTAGTAAGCAAATTTTGCTTTTAGGAATCGTTTTTTTCATACTTTCATACGCCATTTTTGCAGTTGTTGATACGAAATTTGCCTTTATGGTAGGTGTGGTGCTGTTTTTTATAGGATTTAACATGCACGAACCAATCATGCAAAGCTGCGCTTCAAAATTTGCAAAGTCTAACCAAAAAGGCGTAGTTTTGGGTGTGTTTAACTCTGCTGGGTATTTTGGAAGCTTTATAGGTGGCGTTTTTGGTGGCTTTATGATGAGTGAATTTGGCATACATGAACTTGCTATGCTTATCGCAGTTATAGGCATTATCTGGTTTTTGCTTTTGATTACGCTAACAAATCCAGCGCTGTTTAAAAATATATATTTTAGTAAAGATGAGGCTAGGGGATTAGATTTTGCTAGTTTAAACGAACAAAAAGGCTTTATTGAAAGTTATCAAAAAGGCGATGGTTTTGTAGTAAAATACAACTCGAAGCTTACAAATAAAGAGAATTTATATAAAATTTTAGGTGTCAAAAATGAACAAAATTAG
- a CDS encoding YgaP family membrane protein: protein MSRIDKILRVGVGLAILVIFGLIAPTWWALIGLFPLVTGVSGFCPIYKILAKFNPSSKKINS, encoded by the coding sequence ATGTCTAGGATAGATAAAATTTTAAGAGTTGGCGTTGGACTGGCGATTTTAGTCATTTTCGGGCTTATAGCTCCGACGTGGTGGGCTCTTATAGGGCTTTTTCCGTTGGTTACTGGAGTTAGTGGTTTTTGTCCTATTTATAAAATTCTTGCTAAATTTAACCCATCTTCTAAAAAAATTAACTCTTAG
- a CDS encoding non-canonical purine NTP pyrophosphatase — MKIVLATSNKDKVKEIKEFFEEYEIYALSEIMQPFEIIEDGTTFQENALIKARAVFAKLSDEQKGEFIALSDDSGISVDALDGAPGIYSARFSSDIVPHPTDESNRAKLACELKKLNLTQSKAHYTAAIAVASKFGEFVECGYMHGVAIDKERGKNGFGYDFMFIPDGFDKTVGELDLATKLAISHRSNGLRAIKPVLEMLKEKFKG; from the coding sequence TTGAAAATCGTTCTAGCAACAAGCAACAAAGATAAGGTAAAAGAGATAAAAGAGTTCTTTGAAGAATACGAAATTTACGCACTTAGCGAGATTATGCAGCCGTTTGAAATCATTGAAGATGGCACAACTTTTCAAGAAAATGCCCTTATTAAAGCGCGCGCTGTTTTTGCAAAACTTAGCGATGAGCAAAAAGGCGAATTTATCGCTCTTAGCGATGATAGCGGTATTAGCGTGGATGCACTTGATGGAGCACCTGGAATTTACTCTGCGCGTTTTAGTAGCGATATCGTGCCACATCCAACCGATGAAAGTAACCGCGCAAAACTGGCCTGTGAACTAAAAAAGCTAAACTTAACTCAAAGTAAAGCTCACTATACCGCAGCAATCGCGGTTGCGAGTAAATTTGGCGAGTTTGTAGAGTGCGGATATATGCACGGAGTTGCTATCGATAAGGAGCGCGGGAAGAATGGGTTTGGGTATGATTTTATGTTTATCCCTGATGGGTTTGATAAGACTGTCGGCGAGCTTGACTTAGCAACCAAACTTGCGATTTCTCACCGCTCAAATGGACTAAGAGCGATAAAACCAGTGCTTGAGATGTTAAAAGAGAAATTTAAAGGATAG
- a CDS encoding OmpA family protein has translation MDTNNSHENRKRVIFLAVLTAILLLLLIIICIFTKAPKIHTMLNQESQTQNITINKVSPKRTFISSNFVSKNSSEMVVSGIFSSEESLDETILALSKFYSPVKKDGVKFDIEADDKKWQKVLKSLSYYFATNIEDGKLSYENGEFLLQGEALSQKAIDEISSVLNQNGVKFQNNISIKEATTAQQVAKKEIYELLYGKVIEFQTAKATLKADSSSLLDSIAALLKENPELSLTIEGHTDSDGNAEFNKKLSLDRANSVKEYLIKSGIDSARIDTIGYGDTKEIAPNTNEANKQKNRRVEFKIREK, from the coding sequence ATGGATACAAACAACTCGCACGAAAATAGAAAAAGAGTGATTTTTCTAGCTGTGCTTACGGCGATTTTGTTGTTGCTTTTGATAATTATTTGCATATTTACCAAAGCACCAAAAATTCATACAATGCTTAATCAAGAAAGCCAAACACAAAACATCACCATAAATAAAGTCAGCCCAAAACGCACTTTTATCTCAAGCAACTTTGTTAGCAAAAATAGCTCAGAAATGGTCGTTAGTGGAATTTTTAGCTCTGAAGAGAGCCTAGATGAAACGATTTTGGCTTTGAGTAAATTTTACTCACCGGTTAAAAAAGATGGTGTTAAATTTGATATTGAAGCTGATGATAAAAAGTGGCAAAAGGTGCTAAAAAGCCTAAGCTACTACTTCGCAACAAATATAGAAGATGGCAAACTAAGCTATGAAAATGGCGAGTTTTTACTACAAGGCGAGGCGCTAAGCCAAAAGGCAATCGATGAAATTTCTTCCGTTCTTAACCAAAATGGGGTTAAATTTCAAAATAACATCTCTATAAAAGAGGCTACAACCGCACAACAAGTGGCAAAAAAAGAGATTTATGAGCTGCTTTATGGCAAGGTTATAGAGTTTCAAACCGCCAAAGCAACGCTAAAAGCAGACTCTTCTTCGCTGCTTGATTCGATTGCTGCACTTTTAAAAGAAAATCCAGAGCTATCCCTTACAATCGAAGGTCACACAGACAGTGATGGAAATGCGGAATTTAATAAAAAGCTAAGCCTAGATAGAGCAAATAGCGTTAAAGAGTATCTTATAAAAAGTGGCATAGATAGCGCTAGAATAGATACAATCGGATATGGCGATACAAAAGAGATAGCGCCAAACACAAACGAGGCAAATAAACAAAAAAATAGACGAGTTGAATTTAAGATAAGGGAGAAATAA
- a CDS encoding saccharopine dehydrogenase family protein, with the protein MANILIIGAGGVSQVATVKCAMNSEVFTNITLASRTKSKCDAIAKFIKERLGVEISTAKIDADDTDAVVELIKKTKADLLLNVALPYQDLTLMDACVKAGIPYIDTANYEHPDTAKFEYKLQWAKDGEFKNANTMALLGSGFDPGVTNVFCAYAQQNLFDEIHEIDILDCNAGDHGYAFATNFNPEINLREVSAKGRYWQKNDKGVGEWIETEPMQIMFKWDYPRVGVKDSYLLYHEELESLVKNIKGLKRIRFFMTFGQSYLTHMKCLENVGMLRIDEVEHNGVKIVPIQFLKTLLPDPASLGPRTKGKTNIGCVIRGLKDGLERQVYIYNVCDHEACFAETGAQAVSYTTGVPAMIGSMMVAKGIWSGKGVFNMEQFDAKPFMDELNKQGLPWEIIEMKPGQRYEV; encoded by the coding sequence ATGGCAAATATCTTAATCATCGGAGCTGGTGGCGTTAGTCAAGTAGCTACCGTAAAATGCGCTATGAACAGCGAAGTTTTTACAAACATAACCCTAGCAAGTCGCACCAAAAGTAAGTGCGATGCAATAGCTAAATTTATCAAAGAGCGCCTTGGCGTAGAGATTTCTACCGCTAAAATCGACGCTGATGATACAGACGCGGTTGTAGAACTTATCAAAAAAACAAAAGCTGATTTGCTTTTAAATGTAGCGCTTCCTTATCAAGACTTAACACTTATGGATGCGTGCGTAAAAGCTGGAATTCCCTACATCGACACCGCAAACTACGAGCATCCAGATACGGCGAAATTTGAGTATAAACTTCAGTGGGCAAAAGATGGCGAGTTTAAAAACGCAAACACGATGGCACTTCTTGGAAGCGGCTTTGATCCAGGCGTTACAAATGTCTTTTGCGCCTACGCACAACAAAATCTTTTTGATGAGATACATGAGATCGATATACTTGATTGTAACGCAGGCGACCACGGATACGCCTTTGCAACAAATTTTAACCCAGAGATAAATTTACGAGAAGTTAGCGCAAAAGGCAGATACTGGCAAAAAAACGATAAAGGCGTTGGCGAGTGGATAGAAACTGAGCCTATGCAGATAATGTTTAAGTGGGATTATCCGCGCGTTGGCGTAAAAGATAGCTATCTTTTGTATCACGAGGAGCTTGAGAGCTTAGTTAAAAACATCAAAGGGCTTAAGAGAATTCGCTTTTTTATGACCTTTGGACAAAGCTATTTAACGCATATGAAATGCCTTGAAAACGTAGGAATGCTACGCATCGATGAAGTTGAGCATAATGGTGTAAAAATCGTGCCGATTCAGTTTCTTAAAACACTTCTTCCAGATCCAGCTTCTCTTGGACCAAGAACAAAGGGCAAAACCAACATCGGTTGCGTGATTCGTGGGCTAAAAGATGGGCTTGAGCGTCAAGTTTATATATACAACGTTTGCGACCATGAAGCGTGCTTTGCAGAGACTGGCGCACAAGCGGTTAGCTACACAACTGGCGTTCCTGCGATGATAGGTTCGATGATGGTTGCAAAGGGCATTTGGAGTGGTAAAGGCGTGTTTAACATGGAGCAGTTTGATGCTAAGCCATTTATGGATGAGCTAAACAAACAAGGGCTTCCGTGGGAGATAATAGAGATGAAACCAGGACAAAGGTATGAGGTTTAA
- a CDS encoding Cas10/Cmr2 second palm domain-containing protein, which yields MKQYLYGASIGGIQKYIFKTNDLRSIVGASELVKSINEEIKLEEKNIIINAAGNIRLVFDENKLDELKNLVLTFPKRIMQKRFGIHIFQAIIEFDDKINFMSALQELEKALAIQQNKHQIPLDLTPFFVKIEPKSGRGMVIKDSKIVENHDKATLQKLEKYKEIYQEKNLEIPKNGKKKTAIIHADGNSIGTRIGSKIKSPEEYKKFSQNLEKATKEAFKSANKSTYSIREIILGGDDMSIICDANIALEFTRDFIVAFEKNTKKYLEEDITMCAGIAFCNHKFPFHYAINLAEQLCSFAKKNSKAIDKKSPPSSLMFYNTQNSSFDDYELQTIPQELCLQNNEEEIFLNFGPYFLTKQDEFSTIDDFLEVAKMLKTDASPRTRLRDYLTILGQNSYEAKEQLSRIKQILQLKNKFDIDEFEKRLKNLNAKLEFEAPFLMRNNAKFTPFHELISYISVIDEER from the coding sequence ATGAAACAATACCTTTATGGAGCAAGTATAGGTGGAATTCAGAAGTATATTTTTAAGACAAATGATTTGCGTTCGATTGTGGGCGCTAGCGAATTGGTAAAAAGTATAAATGAAGAGATTAAATTAGAAGAAAAAAATATCATAATAAATGCAGCTGGAAATATTAGATTAGTTTTTGATGAAAATAAACTTGATGAGCTCAAAAATTTAGTCTTAACTTTTCCAAAAAGAATTATGCAAAAGAGATTTGGCATACACATTTTTCAAGCAATCATAGAATTTGATGATAAAATTAATTTTATGAGTGCTCTTCAAGAGCTTGAAAAAGCTCTAGCTATTCAGCAAAACAAGCATCAAATTCCGCTTGATTTGACACCATTTTTTGTAAAAATAGAACCAAAAAGCGGTCGTGGAATGGTTATAAAAGATAGCAAGATTGTTGAAAATCATGATAAAGCAACATTGCAAAAATTAGAAAAATATAAAGAAATATATCAAGAGAAAAACTTGGAAATCCCTAAAAATGGTAAAAAGAAAACTGCTATCATACACGCAGATGGCAACTCTATCGGCACAAGAATAGGCTCAAAAATAAAAAGCCCAGAAGAATATAAAAAATTCTCTCAAAATCTTGAAAAGGCAACGAAAGAAGCTTTTAAATCAGCCAATAAAAGCACTTATAGTATTAGAGAAATTATACTTGGCGGTGATGATATGAGTATAATCTGCGATGCGAATATAGCTTTGGAATTTACAAGAGACTTTATTGTTGCTTTTGAAAAAAATACAAAAAAGTATTTAGAAGAAGATATAACAATGTGCGCTGGCATAGCCTTTTGCAACCATAAATTTCCATTTCACTACGCTATAAATTTAGCAGAGCAGCTTTGTAGCTTTGCAAAGAAAAACAGCAAAGCTATAGATAAAAAATCCCCTCCTTCAAGCCTGATGTTTTATAATACTCAAAACTCTAGTTTTGATGATTATGAGTTACAAACTATACCACAAGAGCTGTGCTTACAGAATAATGAAGAGGAAATCTTTTTAAATTTTGGTCCATATTTTTTAACAAAACAAGATGAATTTAGCACTATTGATGATTTTTTGGAAGTAGCCAAGATGTTAAAAACCGATGCCTCTCCACGTACAAGGCTTAGAGATTATCTTACTATTTTAGGTCAAAACTCATACGAGGCCAAAGAGCAATTAAGTAGAATAAAACAAATTTTGCAACTAAAAAATAAATTTGATATCGACGAATTTGAAAAAAGGCTTAAAAATCTAAATGCTAAATTAGAGTTTGAAGCACCATTTCTTATGCGAAATAACGCTAAATTTACACCCTTTCACGAATTGATTTCATATATTTCTGTTATAGATGAGGAGAGATGA
- the pepT gene encoding peptidase T: MDIVERFINYTKINTTTNKANGANGIMPSNPAEMELAKLLESELKALGLKDVKRRENSITTAVLPSNLSYKVPTVAFFAHMDTSLEQSNDTKAKIIKYEGGDICLNEELGIYLKKSEFSELENYIGDEIITTDGTSLLGADDKAAIASIINAMQFFAQNPDVKHGDVVVCFVPDEEQGLLGAKALDISEIGADFGYCLDCCGIGELIYENWNAGDAAVTFKGVSAHPMNAKGKLVNSLLLAHKFISMLPNGEAPEYTDGKEGYFWVKELAGNSAKTVLKLDVREFDEKKYEQRMQFLQDLAGVCAKLWGDGRVAIKLNDRYKNVYNYLNNDNAPAIKTVKKAFANLGIIPDIKPMRGGYDGAVISQKGVPCPNFFTGAHNFHSIYEYLPVKSLRASSEVVKEIVKLTALK; the protein is encoded by the coding sequence ATGGATATAGTAGAGAGATTTATAAATTACACTAAAATCAACACCACGACAAACAAAGCAAATGGCGCAAACGGCATAATGCCCTCAAATCCAGCAGAAATGGAACTTGCAAAGCTGCTTGAAAGCGAGTTAAAAGCGCTTGGACTAAAAGATGTCAAAAGGCGAGAAAACTCAATAACAACCGCAGTTTTACCATCAAATTTAAGCTATAAAGTCCCAACCGTAGCCTTTTTCGCCCATATGGATACAAGCTTGGAGCAAAGCAACGACACAAAAGCTAAAATCATAAAGTATGAAGGTGGCGATATCTGCTTAAACGAAGAGCTTGGAATTTATCTTAAAAAGAGCGAATTTAGCGAGCTTGAAAACTACATCGGCGATGAGATTATCACAACTGATGGCACGAGTTTGCTTGGAGCTGATGATAAAGCAGCCATCGCTAGCATTATAAATGCTATGCAATTTTTCGCACAAAACCCAGATGTCAAGCACGGCGATGTCGTAGTATGCTTTGTGCCAGATGAAGAGCAAGGTCTGCTTGGTGCAAAAGCGCTTGATATAAGCGAGATTGGGGCTGATTTTGGGTATTGCTTGGACTGTTGTGGCATAGGCGAGCTAATCTATGAAAACTGGAACGCAGGAGACGCAGCAGTTACATTTAAAGGCGTTTCAGCCCATCCGATGAACGCAAAAGGAAAGCTTGTAAACTCACTTTTGCTAGCCCATAAATTTATCTCTATGCTTCCTAATGGCGAAGCTCCAGAGTATACAGATGGCAAAGAGGGATATTTTTGGGTTAAAGAGCTAGCTGGAAACTCTGCAAAAACTGTTTTAAAGCTAGATGTAAGAGAATTTGATGAGAAAAAATATGAGCAAAGAATGCAGTTTTTGCAAGATTTAGCCGGTGTGTGCGCTAAACTTTGGGGAGATGGGCGAGTAGCAATAAAGTTAAATGATAGATACAAAAATGTCTATAACTACCTAAACAACGATAATGCACCGGCTATTAAAACAGTAAAAAAAGCTTTTGCAAATTTAGGTATAATACCAGATATAAAACCTATGCGTGGTGGATACGATGGCGCAGTAATTTCTCAAAAAGGCGTGCCTTGCCCGAACTTTTTTACCGGAGCGCACAACTTCCACTCGATATATGAGTATTTGCCAGTTAAATCCCTTCGCGCTTCAAGCGAAGTGGTTAAAGAGATAGTTAAATTAACTGCTTTAAAATAG
- the crcB gene encoding fluoride efflux transporter CrcB: MLLLVGVGGFFGAILRAVITQICFKILPYTLPFGTLFVNVMGGFLIGVFMTLSDKFVINSELRSLLVTGFLGALTTFSTFAYENILLLQSGNFTSFGLNVILNVSLSVLACYAGVLIANL; encoded by the coding sequence ATGTTGCTTTTAGTTGGAGTTGGTGGGTTTTTTGGCGCGATTTTAAGAGCTGTGATAACACAAATTTGTTTTAAAATTCTGCCTTACACACTTCCTTTTGGCACACTTTTTGTAAACGTTATGGGTGGATTTTTAATCGGCGTTTTTATGACGCTAAGTGATAAATTTGTGATAAATAGCGAGCTAAGAAGCCTTTTAGTAACTGGCTTTTTAGGGGCTTTAACGACATTTTCAACCTTTGCTTATGAAAATATTTTGCTTTTACAAAGTGGAAATTTTACAAGCTTTGGGTTAAATGTTATTTTAAACGTTAGCTTATCGGTGCTTGCTTGTTATGCTGGAGTTTTGATAGCAAATTTATAG
- a CDS encoding lysophospholipid acyltransferase family protein, whose translation MNKIRGVLYFIICVISIFLVVVSMAIFRKANHKCRQIWAKFQKLVIGYKVEQIGEFDPDANIILINHRSMLDIIILEDIYPKNLAWVSKKEIGEIFILGKILTLPKMIAVDRKNPRSIVSLVRDIKDRVDNGRVIAMFPEGTRGRGEKLLKFQDGAKVAIQKLNLKVQPIVLKDTLKLLDAKNISLNSGVVKVACLDVIDTTSPTWYEDLRKDMQEVYDKL comes from the coding sequence ATGAACAAAATTAGAGGCGTTTTATACTTTATAATATGTGTAATTAGTATATTTTTAGTAGTTGTTTCTATGGCTATTTTTCGTAAAGCCAACCACAAATGCAGGCAAATTTGGGCTAAATTTCAAAAGCTTGTCATCGGCTATAAAGTAGAGCAAATAGGCGAATTTGACCCAGACGCCAACATCATTTTGATAAATCACAGAAGCATGCTTGATATTATTATCTTAGAAGACATTTATCCAAAAAATTTAGCGTGGGTATCGAAAAAAGAGATTGGAGAGATTTTTATCTTAGGTAAAATTTTAACTCTTCCAAAGATGATAGCTGTAGATAGGAAAAACCCTAGAAGCATCGTAAGTTTAGTAAGAGATATAAAAGATAGAGTAGATAATGGGCGCGTTATAGCGATGTTTCCAGAAGGGACAAGAGGGCGCGGCGAGAAGCTTTTGAAATTTCAAGATGGTGCAAAAGTAGCGATTCAAAAGCTAAATTTAAAGGTTCAGCCAATCGTTTTAAAAGACACTCTTAAGCTTTTAGACGCTAAAAATATATCCTTAAACTCAGGCGTTGTAAAGGTGGCTTGTTTAGATGTGATAGATACGACAAGTCCTACGTGGTATGAGGATTTAAGAAAAGATATGCAAGAAGTTTATGACAAGCTTTAA
- the thiC gene encoding phosphomethylpyrimidine synthase ThiC: protein MRKIWCENRKTDKTPTQLYYAKAGIITPEMEYVAKIERLEPEFVRSEIAKARLIIPANINHTNLVPMAIGRASKCKINANIGSSSISSSVEEELEKLEISIKYGADTVMDLSTGGDLDAIRRTLISHSSVPIGTVPMYQIIHDVGEIENLDIKTMLDVLEKQAIQGVSYFTIHAGFKLEFMPLVAKRKMGIVSRGGSLMGTWMMHYHKENPFYSAFDDILEICAKYDVALSLGDSLRPGCLYDATDKAQTSELKVLGELAKKAYEKNVQVMIEGPGHVPFNEIEYNMKLEQELCNDAPFYVLGPLPTDIGAGYDHITSAIGGAMAAYCGASMLCYVTPKEHLGLPNAKDVREGIIAHKIAAHIADVALKRVGAIEKDHAMSDARYNFDWNEQFALSFDEERAREYHDESLPQDVFKDAEFCSMCGPKFCAYKISREIAKNECKEYPKED, encoded by the coding sequence ATGAGAAAAATTTGGTGCGAAAACAGAAAAACTGATAAAACTCCCACTCAGCTTTACTACGCAAAAGCTGGTATTATCACGCCCGAAATGGAATATGTGGCTAAAATCGAGCGCCTAGAGCCTGAATTTGTAAGAAGCGAGATAGCAAAAGCAAGGCTTATTATCCCTGCAAACATAAATCACACAAACCTAGTTCCCATGGCAATCGGTCGCGCTTCAAAGTGCAAGATTAACGCAAATATCGGCTCTTCAAGTATTTCAAGTAGTGTAGAAGAGGAGCTAGAAAAGCTTGAAATTTCTATAAAATACGGCGCTGATACGGTTATGGACTTATCCACTGGTGGGGATTTAGACGCGATTAGGCGAACTTTGATATCCCATTCTAGCGTTCCTATCGGAACAGTTCCGATGTATCAAATCATACATGATGTTGGCGAAATCGAGAATTTAGATATAAAAACTATGCTTGATGTGCTTGAAAAACAAGCCATTCAAGGCGTTAGTTACTTTACGATTCACGCTGGATTTAAACTAGAGTTTATGCCGCTTGTTGCTAAGCGAAAAATGGGCATAGTAAGCAGAGGCGGTAGTTTGATGGGAACTTGGATGATGCACTATCATAAAGAAAATCCATTTTATTCAGCCTTTGATGATATCCTTGAAATTTGCGCTAAATACGACGTGGCGCTGTCTTTAGGCGATAGTTTGCGTCCAGGTTGTTTATATGATGCAACAGATAAAGCCCAAACTAGCGAGCTAAAAGTGCTTGGCGAGTTGGCAAAAAAAGCGTATGAAAAAAATGTTCAAGTGATGATAGAAGGTCCTGGACATGTGCCATTTAACGAGATTGAGTATAACATGAAGCTAGAGCAAGAGCTTTGCAATGACGCGCCATTTTATGTGCTTGGACCGCTTCCTACAGATATCGGCGCTGGATATGATCATATCACAAGTGCGATTGGTGGGGCGATGGCGGCGTATTGTGGAGCGAGTATGCTTTGCTATGTCACACCAAAAGAACACCTTGGCTTACCAAATGCAAAAGATGTTAGAGAGGGCATTATCGCACATAAAATCGCAGCTCACATAGCAGATGTCGCACTTAAAAGAGTTGGCGCGATAGAAAAAGACCACGCGATGAGTGACGCACGATATAACTTCGACTGGAACGAGCAGTTTGCGCTTAGTTTTGATGAGGAAAGAGCGCGCGAATATCACGATGAGAGCTTGCCTCAAGATGTCTTTAAAGACGCTGAGTTTTGCTCGATGTGTGGACCAAAATTTTGCGCTTATAAGATAAGTAGAGAGATAGCTAAAAACGAGTGCAAAGAGTATCCAAAAGAGGATTAA